From Alienimonas californiensis, a single genomic window includes:
- a CDS encoding DUF6513 domain-containing protein, whose amino-acid sequence MSDPDPAEPGDDGGRWRGERILFVTGTLAEPALRRTLAPLGERHGFAWEIVVPGVQVAALMHTKLLLNRLGPLLDALGGRFDRAVLPGLGDADPAALAERFGLPFVRGPKDLHDLPAFLGDEDEPPDLSRWDIEIVAEINHAARLPDAEIVATAAALRADGADVIDVGATPGAPTARVAALVRLLHGEGYRVSVDSFDRGEVTASVAAGAELVLSCNGTNRDWAVPLGRDTGAEFVVIPDEPSDLDSLYRTADALGEAGVAHRLDAILEPINFGFAASLDRYSEVRRRRPDAAMLMGVGNLTELTGVDSAGVNALLAGFCQERRIFSVLTTQVIPWAQSSVRELDAARRLMRCAADRGTVPKHLSDALVMLRDPRPRVARPAEIAELAASVTDPNYRVLIDGRDIHLFNRDGRHVGRDPFALFDAAEAAANAVGRPLSASHAFYLGHELAKAATALTLGKGYVQDEALRWGLLTRAEESALERRAAARTVRK is encoded by the coding sequence GTGAGCGATCCCGATCCCGCGGAGCCGGGCGACGACGGGGGCCGCTGGCGGGGAGAGCGGATCCTGTTCGTCACCGGCACGCTGGCGGAGCCGGCCCTGCGGCGGACGCTCGCCCCGCTGGGGGAGCGGCACGGCTTCGCCTGGGAGATCGTCGTCCCCGGCGTGCAGGTCGCGGCGCTGATGCACACCAAGTTGCTCCTCAACCGCCTCGGCCCGCTGCTGGACGCGTTGGGGGGGCGGTTCGACCGGGCCGTGCTCCCCGGCTTGGGCGACGCCGACCCCGCGGCGCTGGCGGAGCGGTTCGGTCTGCCGTTCGTCCGCGGGCCGAAGGATCTGCACGATCTGCCGGCGTTTCTCGGCGACGAGGACGAACCGCCGGACCTGTCGCGTTGGGACATCGAGATCGTCGCGGAGATCAACCACGCCGCCCGCCTGCCCGACGCGGAGATCGTCGCGACCGCCGCGGCCCTGCGGGCGGACGGGGCGGACGTGATCGACGTCGGCGCCACGCCCGGCGCCCCCACGGCCCGCGTCGCGGCGCTGGTGCGATTGCTGCACGGCGAGGGATACCGGGTGAGCGTCGACAGTTTCGACCGCGGCGAGGTGACGGCCTCCGTGGCGGCCGGGGCCGAGCTGGTGCTCTCCTGCAACGGCACGAACCGCGATTGGGCCGTCCCGCTGGGCCGGGACACGGGGGCGGAGTTCGTCGTCATCCCCGACGAGCCGTCGGACCTCGACAGCCTGTATCGCACGGCCGACGCGCTGGGCGAAGCCGGCGTCGCCCACCGGCTGGACGCGATTCTGGAGCCGATCAACTTCGGCTTCGCCGCCTCGCTGGACCGCTACTCCGAGGTCCGCCGCCGCCGTCCGGACGCGGCGATGCTGATGGGCGTCGGGAACCTCACGGAGCTGACCGGGGTGGACTCCGCCGGGGTAAACGCGTTGCTGGCGGGGTTCTGTCAGGAGCGGCGGATCTTCAGCGTGCTGACCACTCAGGTGATCCCGTGGGCCCAAAGCAGCGTGCGGGAACTGGACGCCGCCCGCCGGCTGATGCGGTGCGCGGCGGACCGGGGGACTGTGCCGAAGCATCTGAGCGACGCCCTGGTGATGCTCCGCGACCCGCGGCCGCGAGTGGCGAGGCCGGCGGAGATCGCGGAGTTGGCGGCGTCGGTCACCGACCCGAACTACCGCGTGTTGATCGACGGGCGGGACATCCACCTCTTCAACCGGGACGGCCGCCACGTTGGCCGAGACCCCTTCGCGCTGTTCGACGCCGCCGAGGCGGCCGCGAATGCCGTCGGGCGGCCGCTGTCCGCCTCGCACGCCTTCTATCTGGGGCACGAGTTGGCGAAGGCGGCGACGGCCCTCACGCTGGGGAAGGGCTACGTGCAGGACGAGGCCCTGCGGTGGGGCCTGCTGACGCGGGCCGAGGAGAGCGCCCTGGAACGCCGGGCCGCGGCCCGTACGGTGCGGAAATGA
- a CDS encoding thioredoxin domain-containing protein — protein sequence MTAVALCVAAAGSVRPASGAGEWHQDLPSALAAAKKADRPVLMHFSAAWCGPCREMEPVLHSATVAELLRNDAVGVHLDFDQHKAIAQQYGVRGIPADVLLTPDGRVLGQMSGMKQPADYARRVKAVAGQYVSLKTLPQPELGPRIALDRPDPTRIGRQDPSWQSKLAAPSDGDEPDLGPAVPDAAFGGAFGDSDPSGSSLTKTFPPDPYGGRPDPFRPGSPADPTATDPTDNPAPSTTDDRESRRPVAGTPRVVRRPTRKLLGLRGYCPVTLHLEKKWVRGKRDFQWEHQGITYFLADDAAFDKFYTNAERYAPKLLGCDPVLYRDEGRAVPGSTTHAAIWKDDLFLFVSDANRQAFHADPSRYANGRQVLLIEEIEGVGTF from the coding sequence GTGACGGCGGTCGCGCTGTGCGTCGCCGCGGCGGGGAGCGTCCGTCCGGCCAGCGGGGCGGGGGAGTGGCACCAGGATCTCCCCTCCGCCCTCGCCGCCGCCAAAAAGGCCGACCGGCCGGTGCTGATGCACTTCAGTGCCGCCTGGTGCGGGCCCTGCCGGGAGATGGAGCCGGTGCTGCACTCGGCCACTGTGGCGGAACTGCTCCGCAACGACGCGGTCGGCGTGCACCTGGACTTCGATCAGCACAAGGCGATCGCCCAGCAGTACGGCGTGCGGGGCATCCCCGCGGACGTGCTGCTGACCCCGGACGGCCGGGTGCTCGGCCAGATGAGCGGGATGAAACAACCCGCCGACTACGCCCGCCGCGTCAAAGCGGTCGCCGGGCAGTACGTGTCGCTCAAGACGCTCCCGCAGCCGGAACTCGGACCGCGGATCGCCCTCGACCGCCCTGATCCGACGCGGATCGGCCGGCAGGACCCGTCGTGGCAATCGAAGCTGGCCGCCCCGTCGGACGGGGACGAACCGGACCTCGGCCCCGCCGTGCCGGACGCCGCGTTCGGCGGAGCCTTCGGGGACTCCGACCCCTCCGGCTCCTCGCTGACGAAAACTTTCCCGCCGGACCCGTACGGCGGCCGACCGGACCCGTTCCGCCCCGGCTCCCCCGCCGATCCGACCGCGACCGATCCGACCGACAACCCGGCGCCGTCGACCACGGACGACCGCGAGAGCCGTCGCCCGGTCGCCGGCACCCCCCGGGTCGTGCGTCGGCCGACCCGCAAGCTGCTGGGCCTGCGCGGCTACTGCCCGGTCACGTTGCACCTCGAAAAGAAGTGGGTCCGCGGCAAACGCGACTTTCAGTGGGAGCATCAGGGCATCACGTACTTCCTGGCAGACGACGCGGCGTTCGACAAGTTTTATACGAACGCCGAACGCTACGCCCCGAAGCTGCTGGGCTGCGACCCCGTGCTCTACCGCGACGAAGGCCGAGCCGTCCCCGGCAGCACGACCCACGCGGCGATCTGGAAGGACGACCTGTTCCTGTTCGTCAGCGACGCGAATCGCCAAGCCTTTCACGCCGACCCCTCCCGCTACGCCAACGGCCGCCAGGTGCTGTTGATCGAGGAGATCGAAGGCGTGGGGACGTTCTGA
- a CDS encoding SDR family NAD(P)-dependent oxidoreductase has translation MHREPPMPEQTPEPPAGFASLPNRTAVVTGASSGIGAAIARELHAAGVTLFLTCRASADRLGAVAAEVSAAGRFVGDLAEPAERERLLAEATAALGTPDVWVNNAGVDLLTGAGRSLAYEEKLAALLAVDVTATVALSRSIGAAMRERGRGAILNVGWDQAATGMDGDSGELFAVAKAGVMAFTRSLAVSLAPEVRVNCVAPGWILTAWGETAPEEWQARVMRETPLKRWGTPEDIARCARWLCSDAASFVTGQIVNVNGGAVR, from the coding sequence ATGCATCGCGAACCTCCCATGCCGGAGCAGACGCCGGAGCCGCCCGCGGGGTTCGCTTCGTTGCCGAATCGCACGGCAGTCGTGACCGGGGCGAGCAGCGGCATCGGTGCCGCGATCGCCCGGGAACTGCACGCTGCCGGGGTGACACTATTTCTCACCTGCCGGGCCTCGGCGGACCGACTGGGGGCCGTCGCGGCGGAGGTCTCCGCGGCCGGTCGCTTTGTCGGGGACCTCGCGGAGCCGGCGGAGCGGGAACGGCTGCTCGCGGAGGCGACTGCGGCGCTCGGCACGCCGGACGTGTGGGTGAACAACGCCGGCGTCGACCTGCTGACCGGCGCCGGCCGCTCGCTGGCGTATGAGGAGAAGCTCGCGGCACTGCTGGCGGTGGACGTCACCGCCACCGTCGCCCTCTCGCGGTCCATCGGGGCGGCGATGCGGGAGCGGGGCCGTGGGGCGATTCTCAACGTCGGCTGGGATCAGGCGGCAACCGGCATGGACGGCGACAGCGGCGAACTGTTCGCCGTCGCCAAGGCTGGCGTGATGGCCTTCACCCGCTCGCTGGCCGTCTCCCTGGCGCCGGAGGTGCGGGTCAACTGCGTCGCCCCCGGCTGGATTCTCACCGCCTGGGGAGAGACCGCCCCCGAGGAATGGCAGGCCCGGGTGATGCGGGAGACGCCCCTAAAACGCTGGGGCACGCCGGAGGACATCGCCCGCTGTGCCCGCTGGCTGTGCAGCGACGCGGCGTCCTTCGTCACCGGGCAGATCGTGAACGTGAACGGCGGGGCCGTCCGGTGA
- a CDS encoding ArsR/SmtB family transcription factor, giving the protein MLPDALEQDLVQVFKLLSDETRLRILLYLAREGELHVTALCKRLSQSQPAVSHHLALLRNAGIIEPRRDGKHNFYSIRQQRFVGLISEFFATVRDPETDAVEFDEFVLSKSE; this is encoded by the coding sequence GTGCTGCCGGACGCCCTGGAGCAGGACCTCGTGCAGGTCTTCAAGCTGCTCTCCGACGAGACGCGGCTGCGGATCCTGCTGTACCTGGCCCGTGAAGGCGAACTGCACGTGACCGCCTTGTGCAAGCGGCTCTCCCAGAGCCAGCCGGCGGTCTCGCACCACCTCGCCCTGCTCCGCAACGCGGGCATCATCGAGCCCCGCCGCGACGGCAAGCACAACTTCTACAGCATCCGTCAGCAGCGGTTCGTCGGCCTGATCTCCGAGTTCTTCGCCACCGTCCGCGACCCGGAAACGGACGCGGTGGAGTTCGACGAGTTCGTGCTGAGCAAAAGCGAATAA
- a CDS encoding anthranilate synthase component II → MILLVDNYDSFAHNLARSCAELGREVTVRRNDAVTLAEARALRPEAVILSPGPCTPAEAGVCVELARAACTDWDVPLLGVCLGHQAIAAALGGRVVRGEPAHGVAAAVRHDGSDLFAGLPNPLACGRYHSLVSERATLPEELAVTATLEEDGAEAGTIMAFAHRTRPVRGVQFHPESVLTPEGDALLANFLRLGAASG, encoded by the coding sequence GTGATCCTGCTGGTCGACAACTACGACTCGTTCGCCCACAACCTCGCCCGGTCGTGCGCGGAACTCGGCCGGGAGGTGACGGTCCGCCGCAACGACGCCGTCACCCTCGCCGAGGCCCGGGCGCTGCGGCCGGAGGCGGTGATCCTCTCGCCCGGCCCGTGCACGCCGGCGGAGGCGGGGGTCTGCGTGGAACTGGCCCGAGCCGCCTGCACGGACTGGGACGTGCCGTTGTTGGGCGTCTGCCTCGGACATCAGGCGATCGCCGCGGCGCTGGGCGGGCGGGTGGTGCGGGGGGAGCCGGCCCACGGCGTCGCCGCGGCGGTGCGACACGACGGCTCCGACCTGTTCGCCGGTCTGCCGAACCCGCTCGCCTGCGGGCGGTACCACTCCCTCGTCTCCGAGCGGGCCACGCTGCCGGAGGAACTCGCCGTCACCGCGACGCTGGAGGAGGACGGGGCAGAGGCCGGCACGATCATGGCCTTCGCCCACCGCACCCGGCCGGTGCGGGGGGTGCAGTTTCACCCCGAAAGCGTGCTGACCCCGGAGGGGGACGCGCTGCTGGCGAATTTTTTGCGGCTGGGCGCCGCGTCGGGCTGA
- a CDS encoding anthranilate synthase component I family protein, producing the protein MTTRPLVHELTPPPTVPAALSAFADCGPVLFDSSATDDPRGRFSYLTADVRPASAPTVRYALKAFETERVEGLPPFQGGAVGLWCYEEGRRFERLPEPKTFAVPERGREPRVTLGPGRSVTAVADWVLAWDHAAGRAWVVSQGGPDPHAPHGVRQEQLAERRLAAVLARLEAESPPPLEAMQDDPVTPDLPRVPGWSEAFGTFTRPSYEATVARAVEYVRAGDVFQVNLAQPLLVPAASADHWRTVYHRLRMENPAPFGGVFAAGAFGDAGAGGDGVLLSASPERFLSVTPDREGRMQVESRPIKGTRPRPNPPGSNPGGDAAAAAELQASAKDRAENVMIVDLLRNDLSRVCEPGSVRVPALCELESYASVHHLVSEVRGTLRPECDAWDLLAAAFPGGSITGAPKVRAMEIIHELEPFARGLYCGSQFWIGFDGAMDSNILIRTAWLRDWGAIAWVGGGVTAQSDPAAEYEETLHKASATLRALCPSH; encoded by the coding sequence ATGACGACGCGACCGCTGGTCCACGAACTGACGCCCCCGCCGACGGTCCCGGCGGCGCTCTCGGCGTTCGCCGACTGCGGCCCCGTGCTGTTCGACAGCAGCGCGACGGACGATCCGCGGGGCCGCTTCTCCTATCTGACCGCCGACGTGCGGCCGGCGTCGGCGCCGACGGTGCGGTACGCCCTCAAAGCGTTCGAGACGGAGCGGGTCGAGGGCCTGCCGCCGTTTCAGGGCGGGGCGGTGGGGCTGTGGTGTTACGAGGAGGGCCGGCGGTTCGAACGCCTGCCGGAGCCGAAGACGTTCGCTGTGCCCGAACGGGGCCGGGAGCCCCGCGTGACCTTGGGGCCAGGGCGGAGCGTCACGGCGGTGGCGGATTGGGTCCTTGCCTGGGACCACGCGGCGGGGCGGGCGTGGGTCGTCTCGCAGGGCGGCCCGGACCCGCACGCCCCGCACGGCGTTCGCCAAGAACAGCTGGCGGAACGCCGGCTGGCGGCCGTGCTGGCCCGGTTGGAGGCGGAGTCGCCGCCGCCGTTGGAGGCAATGCAGGACGACCCCGTCACGCCGGATTTGCCGCGCGTGCCCGGGTGGAGCGAGGCGTTCGGGACGTTTACCCGGCCGAGTTACGAAGCGACGGTCGCCCGGGCCGTGGAGTACGTACGGGCCGGGGACGTGTTCCAGGTAAACCTCGCCCAGCCGCTCCTCGTGCCGGCAGCCTCGGCGGATCATTGGCGGACTGTCTATCACCGGCTACGCATGGAGAACCCGGCGCCGTTCGGCGGGGTCTTCGCCGCGGGAGCCTTCGGCGACGCCGGGGCCGGCGGGGACGGCGTGTTGCTGAGCGCCTCGCCGGAGCGGTTTCTCTCCGTCACGCCCGATAGAGAAGGGCGGATGCAGGTCGAGAGCCGGCCGATCAAGGGCACCCGGCCGCGGCCGAACCCGCCGGGGAGCAATCCCGGCGGGGACGCCGCCGCGGCCGCGGAGTTGCAGGCCTCCGCCAAGGACCGTGCGGAGAACGTGATGATCGTCGATCTGCTCCGCAACGACCTGTCCCGGGTCTGCGAGCCCGGCAGCGTTCGCGTGCCGGCGCTGTGCGAATTGGAAAGCTACGCCAGCGTGCATCACCTCGTGAGTGAGGTCCGCGGCACGCTGCGGCCGGAATGCGACGCCTGGGACCTGCTCGCCGCGGCCTTCCCGGGCGGGTCGATCACCGGGGCGCCGAAGGTGCGGGCGATGGAGATCATTCACGAACTCGAGCCGTTCGCCCGCGGGCTGTACTGCGGCAGTCAGTTCTGGATCGGCTTCGACGGGGCGATGGACTCCAACATCCTCATCCGCACCGCCTGGCTGCGGGACTGGGGGGCGATCGCCTGGGTCGGCGGCGGCGTGACCGCCCAGAGCGACCCAGCCGCGGAGTACGAAGAAACCCTCCACAAAGCCTCCGCGACCCTCCGGGCCCTCTGCCCCTCGCACTGA
- a CDS encoding transposase has translation MFGFDRVWLLTWTTYGSRLPGDERGFVGRVRERRPEDVPGRRRVHNRPQTEIDAAKPSLERVAQRRMTHPPTRLHAECVRPLLNQFAETAGVRGWRCLAAAVMADHVHLLIGVNGDPAPDAILRDFKAYGSRALNRRLGARRWWSDGGSTRRKTTSEAVLAAARYVRDQPLPLGVRLAAEVAEAVDVWERANPVTDTEG, from the coding sequence ATGTTCGGCTTTGACCGCGTCTGGCTGCTGACCTGGACGACGTACGGCAGTCGCCTCCCCGGCGACGAACGCGGCTTTGTCGGCCGGGTGCGGGAACGAAGGCCCGAGGACGTCCCCGGTCGCCGTCGCGTTCACAACCGACCGCAGACAGAGATCGACGCGGCGAAACCCTCGCTTGAGCGTGTGGCGCAACGCCGGATGACGCATCCGCCCACGCGACTGCACGCCGAATGCGTCCGCCCGTTGCTGAATCAGTTCGCTGAGACGGCGGGCGTCCGCGGGTGGCGATGTCTGGCAGCCGCGGTGATGGCCGATCATGTGCACCTCCTGATCGGCGTGAACGGCGATCCGGCTCCTGATGCGATCCTGCGGGATTTCAAGGCGTACGGGAGCAGGGCACTCAACCGGCGGCTCGGCGCCCGCCGCTGGTGGTCGGACGGCGGGTCGACGCGGCGGAAGACGACATCCGAAGCCGTTCTCGCCGCGGCTCGCTACGTCCGGGATCAGCCGCTCCCGCTGGGGGTGCGTCTGGCGGCGGAGGTCGCCGAAGCGGTGGACGTGTGGGAACGGGCGAACCCGGTCACGGACACGGAGGGCTGA
- a CDS encoding amidohydrolase family protein, with protein sequence MSSVLSPRPAPGQPSRFGRLFFAALLPLLWAAAPPAPAQERPAGLAPAAYALVGGTVRTAPDAKPFVGTVVARDGLIVAVGPTDQVAVPPDAEKIDCTGLYLYAGFLDAATDRPLDEGRIPDPAAGRDVNQTRYVLAATETDNRRGLVPAFPAQEGLSEDDKTAKSLREAGFTAVHLVPRGRIAGGKTALVTTAQAPLRETLLTEGLFAALDLSQLSGREYPNTLMGTFAHLRQAFADAERHTLHQKLWAEGAAGVPRPPADPTLEALAAVLAGDLPPLFEVSSADDARRAVNFAAEYGLAPALAAGPRLREAPSVWNPAAPGFAENAPEVIVLSLDFGSEPKREGYKKPKGDNSDEKESEDKADDDEEDDGDSNEDDDETAPADVRVPEPLRAHRARLDRWRDAVAAPAALHRAGRRFALSSRGLKSPGELLTNLRLAVKAGLPEEAALAALTRDAADLLGQGRRLGVLEAGRQAHVVALTGPFTAGEAKVRYLLIDREQYEYNDSAKPLDLAKQKRKALVAPKPVPAADAESQPTETHADRLAAQRRTGGNLIITGGTVLTGTGETIRGCTVVITDGKFALVEAGVDLKPLPDHTLLDATGKYLMPGIIDTHSHIMITEGINEATRSLTPEVRIADVIDTDDDSEYRALAGGVTTARLFHGSANVVGGQDAVVKLRYGATAEEHKLDGAKQGVKFALGENVKDSKTAFPNTRLGVEATLKRAFSEAADYARRHAAYKDAIEADPSKKDSLLPPRRDLRLEALADILGGEKFIHSHCYRADEILMLMRVAERFDVRVASLQHVLEGYKIAPEIAAHGASASTFADWWAYKVEAYDATPYNAAILHEAGVNTVIKSDDWELIRHLYLEAAKPVKYGNVSPDDVIAFVTLNPAKELGLADRIGSIEVGKDADLAVYNAHPLNSFTRVETTIVDGEIRFDRSRAVTALSAEAQERTQNPPAWSFPKPELRNLTLDLEPARGGTFALAGATIHTCDDSLGEDSVIKQGVIVVQNGVITAVGPVGQTDVPAGVPLLNVRGLTVTPGLFDAGTELGLTEIGKVSETQDYQESGDLQPDLRAGIALNRDSELIPVARAGGITHALVRPVGGLIAGQASVTQLSGWTAPEMVLELEAGLQINWPRERDYNPFDGDSTESDDRLKERIEQLTEFLEEGQRYLAAVEAAEAGGTDAFGPVPDPRFEALAPYLSGEKPVFFEANTTRQIAQSLAFAEKFGLKPIVTGAADAWKLADELAEKDVPVIVGPVMRRPTEDHDPYDAPYANPGRLYEAGVTFCLHSDEASNSRNVPFEAAQAVAYGLPEQAALRAITADAAAILGVADQAGTISPGKRASLIIADGSPLQITTSIKGVFVDGVPYAPESRQTRFYDRYLQRLRTPQASPAMR encoded by the coding sequence ATGTCGAGCGTTCTTTCCCCCCGCCCCGCGCCGGGGCAGCCGTCTCGCTTCGGCCGCCTGTTTTTCGCGGCTCTCCTCCCGCTCCTCTGGGCCGCGGCGCCCCCGGCGCCGGCCCAGGAACGGCCGGCGGGGTTGGCCCCCGCCGCCTACGCCCTGGTCGGCGGGACGGTCCGCACGGCTCCGGACGCGAAACCGTTCGTCGGCACCGTGGTCGCCCGGGACGGGCTGATCGTCGCCGTCGGCCCTACCGATCAGGTCGCCGTGCCCCCGGACGCGGAGAAGATCGACTGCACCGGCCTGTACCTCTACGCCGGGTTCCTCGACGCCGCGACGGATCGTCCGTTGGACGAAGGCCGCATCCCTGACCCGGCCGCCGGACGGGACGTGAACCAGACCCGCTATGTGCTCGCGGCGACGGAGACCGACAACCGTCGCGGCCTTGTCCCGGCGTTCCCCGCTCAGGAAGGGCTGTCCGAAGACGATAAGACCGCTAAATCCCTGCGGGAGGCCGGCTTCACCGCCGTGCACCTCGTCCCGCGGGGCCGCATCGCCGGGGGGAAGACGGCGCTGGTCACCACCGCCCAGGCGCCGCTGCGGGAAACGCTGCTGACCGAGGGGCTGTTCGCGGCGCTGGACCTCTCGCAGCTGTCGGGCCGGGAGTATCCGAACACGCTGATGGGCACGTTCGCCCACCTGCGGCAGGCCTTCGCGGACGCCGAACGTCACACGCTCCACCAGAAGTTATGGGCGGAGGGCGCCGCCGGCGTGCCCCGCCCGCCGGCCGACCCGACGCTGGAGGCCCTCGCGGCGGTCCTCGCCGGCGACCTGCCGCCGTTGTTCGAGGTCAGCAGCGCCGACGACGCCCGCCGGGCCGTGAACTTCGCCGCGGAATACGGCCTCGCCCCCGCCCTCGCCGCCGGCCCGCGGCTGCGGGAGGCTCCGTCCGTCTGGAACCCCGCCGCCCCCGGCTTCGCGGAGAACGCCCCGGAGGTGATCGTCCTCAGCCTCGACTTCGGCTCGGAACCGAAGCGGGAGGGCTACAAGAAGCCCAAGGGAGACAATTCCGACGAGAAGGAGTCCGAGGACAAGGCGGACGACGACGAGGAGGACGATGGCGACTCGAACGAGGACGACGACGAGACGGCCCCCGCGGATGTCCGCGTGCCGGAGCCGCTGCGGGCGCACCGGGCGCGGCTGGACCGCTGGCGGGACGCGGTCGCCGCCCCGGCCGCCCTGCACCGGGCCGGGCGCCGGTTCGCCCTCTCCTCCCGCGGCCTGAAGAGCCCCGGCGAACTGCTGACGAACCTGCGACTGGCCGTCAAAGCCGGGCTGCCGGAGGAGGCCGCCCTCGCCGCGCTGACCCGCGACGCCGCCGACCTGTTGGGCCAGGGCCGCCGGCTGGGCGTGCTGGAGGCGGGCCGGCAGGCGCACGTCGTCGCCCTCACCGGGCCCTTCACGGCGGGCGAGGCGAAGGTGCGTTACCTCCTCATCGACCGGGAGCAGTACGAGTACAACGACAGCGCCAAGCCGCTGGACCTCGCCAAGCAGAAACGCAAGGCCCTCGTCGCCCCCAAGCCGGTCCCGGCCGCCGACGCCGAGAGCCAGCCGACCGAAACGCACGCCGACCGCCTCGCCGCCCAACGGCGGACCGGCGGGAACCTCATTATCACCGGCGGCACGGTCCTCACCGGCACGGGGGAGACGATCCGGGGCTGCACCGTCGTGATCACCGACGGCAAGTTCGCCTTGGTTGAAGCGGGCGTCGATCTGAAGCCGCTGCCGGACCACACGCTCCTCGACGCGACCGGCAAGTACCTGATGCCGGGGATCATCGACACCCACTCCCACATCATGATCACCGAGGGGATCAACGAGGCGACGCGGTCCCTCACCCCGGAGGTCCGCATCGCGGACGTGATCGACACCGACGACGACAGCGAATATCGGGCGCTGGCCGGCGGCGTGACGACCGCCCGGCTATTCCACGGCAGCGCCAACGTCGTCGGCGGGCAGGACGCGGTCGTCAAGCTGCGCTACGGGGCGACCGCCGAGGAACACAAGCTGGACGGCGCCAAGCAGGGGGTGAAGTTCGCCCTCGGCGAGAACGTGAAGGACTCCAAAACGGCCTTCCCGAACACCCGCCTCGGGGTCGAGGCGACGCTGAAGCGGGCCTTCAGCGAAGCCGCCGACTACGCCCGCCGGCACGCCGCCTACAAGGACGCGATCGAGGCCGATCCGTCGAAGAAGGACTCCCTGCTGCCCCCCCGCCGCGACCTGCGGTTGGAGGCCCTCGCGGACATCCTCGGCGGCGAGAAGTTCATCCACTCGCACTGCTACCGGGCGGACGAAATCCTGATGCTGATGCGGGTCGCAGAGCGCTTCGACGTCCGCGTGGCCAGCCTCCAACACGTTTTAGAGGGCTATAAGATCGCCCCGGAGATCGCCGCCCACGGGGCCAGTGCCAGCACCTTCGCCGACTGGTGGGCCTATAAGGTCGAGGCGTACGACGCGACCCCCTACAACGCCGCGATCCTGCACGAAGCCGGCGTCAACACGGTGATCAAAAGCGACGACTGGGAACTGATCCGGCACCTCTACCTCGAGGCAGCCAAGCCGGTGAAGTACGGCAACGTGAGCCCGGACGACGTGATCGCCTTCGTGACCCTCAACCCGGCCAAGGAACTGGGGTTGGCGGACCGCATCGGCAGCATCGAAGTCGGCAAGGACGCCGACCTCGCCGTTTATAACGCCCACCCGCTGAACAGCTTCACCCGGGTCGAGACGACGATCGTCGACGGCGAGATCCGCTTCGACCGCTCCCGGGCCGTCACCGCCCTCTCGGCGGAGGCGCAGGAACGGACGCAGAACCCGCCGGCGTGGTCGTTCCCGAAGCCGGAACTCCGCAATCTCACGCTCGATCTGGAACCGGCCCGCGGCGGCACGTTCGCCCTGGCCGGGGCCACGATTCACACCTGCGACGACTCGCTGGGCGAGGACAGCGTGATCAAACAGGGCGTGATCGTCGTGCAGAACGGCGTCATCACCGCCGTGGGCCCGGTCGGCCAGACCGACGTGCCGGCGGGCGTGCCGCTGCTGAACGTCCGCGGGCTGACCGTCACCCCCGGCCTGTTCGACGCCGGCACGGAGCTGGGCCTGACGGAGATCGGCAAGGTGTCCGAGACGCAGGATTATCAGGAGAGCGGCGACCTTCAGCCGGACCTGCGGGCCGGCATCGCCCTGAACCGCGACTCGGAACTGATCCCCGTCGCCCGCGCCGGCGGGATCACGCACGCCCTGGTGCGCCCCGTCGGCGGGCTGATCGCCGGGCAGGCCAGCGTGACCCAGCTCTCCGGCTGGACGGCGCCGGAGATGGTGCTCGAACTGGAAGCCGGCCTGCAGATCAACTGGCCGCGGGAACGCGATTACAACCCCTTCGACGGCGACAGCACGGAGAGCGACGACCGCCTCAAGGAGCGGATTGAACAGCTCACGGAGTTCCTGGAAGAAGGCCAACGCTACCTCGCCGCGGTCGAGGCCGCCGAGGCGGGCGGCACTGATGCGTTCGGCCCCGTGCCGGACCCCCGGTTCGAGGCCCTCGCCCCGTACCTGTCGGGCGAGAAGCCAGTCTTCTTCGAGGCGAACACGACCCGGCAGATCGCCCAGAGCTTGGCGTTCGCGGAGAAGTTCGGCCTCAAACCGATCGTCACCGGCGCCGCGGACGCCTGGAAGCTGGCGGACGAACTGGCGGAGAAGGACGTGCCGGTGATCGTCGGCCCGGTGATGCGACGGCCGACGGAGGATCACGATCCCTACGACGCCCCCTACGCCAATCCCGGCCGGCTGTACGAGGCCGGCGTGACGTTCTGCCTGCACTCCGACGAGGCGAGCAACAGCCGGAACGTCCCGTTCGAGGCCGCCCAGGCGGTCGCCTACGGCCTGCCGGAGCAAGCGGCCCTGCGGGCGATCACCGCCGACGCCGCGGCGATCCTCGGGGTGGCGGATCAGGCGGGCACGATCAGCCCTGGCAAACGGGCCAGCCTGATCATCGCCGACGGCTCGCCGTTGCAGATCACCACCTCAATTAAGGGGGTGTTCGTCGACGGCGTCCCCTACGCCCCGGAGAGCCGCCAGACCCGGTTCTACGACCGCTACCTCCAACGCCTCCGCACCCCCCAAGCCAGCCCGGCGATGCGGTGA